The genomic interval CAGTGCCATTGAGATGCGTGCGCACGAGCGTGGCGTGCGGCTCCGTGGCCACCGCTTCGGCGATCAGCGGGGCAACGCGTGCGAGTCGCTCGCTCGTTGTGCCCGGCGCGATCGATAACGTCATCACGAGACGACGCCCTTCGCGGCGCGAAAAGTTGCGGATGCGGCTCCGCAGAAGATCGGCATTCGAGAAGATCAACTGCTCGCCGTTGATGCTCCGCACACGCGTCGTCTTAAGGCCAATGTGTTCGACCGTGCCTTCAAAGGCATCCACGGAGATCGTGTCGCCGCCGATGAACGGTTTGTCGAGCCAAATCGAGAGCGCGGCAAAGAGGTCGCCGAGGATGTTTTGAACGGCCAGCGCGATGGCAATGCCGCCAACGCTGAGCGCGCTGATGAACGTGCCAACGGGGAAGTGCAGCGTCTCGAGCGCCACCAATACGACGGTGGTCCACAGCACCATGCGCGAGACGAACTTGAGCACGCCAACAGCCGACGCTTCAATGTGGGTATCGGGCCGGTCCGTGTACGCCCCAACCCAAAAATCCACCGTCTTGCTTGCCCACCGGAGCCCCTGCACGGCAAACGCAATCACCATCAACGTCGTTGCGACTTTGTCGACGTTTGCGGGCAAGTCGAGGAAACGCTCCGAGATGGCGATGGAGATGGCCACCACCAAGGGGGTGCGAATGGCTTTCAGGAGGACGACGATGTAGTCGTCGGCCATCGTGTCGGTTTTGGCGGCCGCGACTTCGAGGTAGCGAACGACGTAGCGGCGCAGCAACGCAATGGTGAGCGTTGCCGCAATCGCGCCGCCGAGCGCGAAGAGCCAGTCGTGGAGCGAGTTGCCGTACCACATGGAGTTCATGGAGGCAGAAAACATCAATGTTTCGGTCAAAAGGGAGGCAACAGCTGAACCCTGCACGGTGCCAATATGTATAATATGGTTGACCCCTCCCGGAGTTACAGATGCTGGTACGTCGCACCGACCCTCTTGGGTCGTCTGAGATCACCCCTGAATCACACTATTTAAACCGGCGAGAGTTCCTGGCGGCCGCAGGCCTGCTCGGCGCTGGCCTCACCGGCGTGGCCCTGCCAACCTCGGCAAACGCCGCTGGGCGCGCGCAGGAACCGAAGGCGCTGGGGAAGCCCT from Gemmatimonadota bacterium carries:
- a CDS encoding mechanosensitive ion channel, with the translated sequence MNSMWYGNSLHDWLFALGGAIAATLTIALLRRYVVRYLEVAAAKTDTMADDYIVVLLKAIRTPLVVAISIAISERFLDLPANVDKVATTLMVIAFAVQGLRWASKTVDFWVGAYTDRPDTHIEASAVGVLKFVSRMVLWTTVVLVALETLHFPVGTFISALSVGGIAIALAVQNILGDLFAALSIWLDKPFIGGDTISVDAFEGTVEHIGLKTTRVRSINGEQLIFSNADLLRSRIRNFSRREGRRLVMTLSIAPGTTSERLARVAPLIAEAVATEPHATLVRTHLNGTGAIGFEFETVVIVDNPDYKLAMEARQRVLLSMFARFEREGIALARPVVAVAAPPAS